In the Populus trichocarpa isolate Nisqually-1 chromosome 1, P.trichocarpa_v4.1, whole genome shotgun sequence genome, TTGAACCAAATATATTTGCTGGAGTTGTCAAACAGcccatagaaaaaacaaaacaaaaaagcgCAAAGGTATGATTCAGTACAGGTCAGGTTGCAGTAAACTACATCTACAGtattataataatgattattttttaaagtaattttttaaatatattaaaataacattcatttattattttaaaatttatttttaatactaatatatcaaaataatttaaaaacatataaaaattaaaaatgttgctCAACAGTTGAGCCACGTTACAGAGCACTACCTAAATTTGGCTGGAAAAACATCCCCCGTACTAGAGGGTGGTGCATCTACCATTTTGCCAAGTTATTATGCACACTAAGTGCCTTACAGCAAAGAAACAAACataaactaatttataaataaaaggggACTAGATCTAGATGGATCATCACACTTTTTTTAGTGGGATGTATTATTCTCTTGCACACTTGCCTAGGAGAATGTTTGCGGGTCCCAACAACCTGACTATAGAAATGAGGGTTTGTCAGATCTTTCTCAGTCTATcaagtagagagagagagggagagagaggtaGCATGGAAGCAACGAGGCAGCTGTAGAAGTGTGTGAGAgtcttcaaaaaagaaaaaaataaaaaactgtttGGATATATAGAATTCTCAGCAGTAAGCTTCTCAGTTGATTCATGTTTAGAGTATATTTGATGTTGTATTtcataagtattttatttttaaaaaagaattttttattttaaattaatattttttatttctaaataaaatacgTATGGAAGAGTTATTTATTGcaattagaattggaaggataAGAATTCCTACCTGGCTCGATCTTGTATTAACTCCAACTTTTCTTCCTGAAGTAATGCTTAATGTCCTCTCAGAATCTCAGTCTTGATGAGACCATTAACTCAAAACCTGCTTGCAAATGAATTGAAGAGATGGAGAGACATGGAAGTAGAAAGTTGAGAGCCGCCATTGTAATCCAACTGAGGTTTTAATTATgagaatattaacaaaaacattcCTGCTAAATGAAAGAAAGTAACGAACAAAGCCTTTAATCCATAAAACTCCTTACAATTTCTCAcattatacattattttttgtacCATGCCAATCAATGACACACAAGGATATATATAGAGGGTGGCCTTTTTGCTAGCTCTTCCTTTAAATGATAGAAGACATAACATGAAGTAAAAGGGCACAGTGCCCTCTTCTACTTGTTACCCTGTAAAAAATTCTGGGCTTAGCTAGCTTAGCTTGATCTTTTCTTCTATCTTTTCACAGTATCCCACCAGTTCTTGACCCTTAATGAAGCCAGCCTAAAATGAGCTTCAAGTTCCCACAAGTTTAAAGAGTAAAGAAGAcgattgaaagtaaaaaaaaaagagccagtAGAGAGAGTAAGACACCCATGTATCCTATCTGTTAGTAAGGAAGAAATGCAAACCAAGTCACCCACCTTAAGAACttataataaagttaaaaaaaattccaaaaaaaaaaaaaaccccaaatcattttcttcatctaATTTACCATGATCCTCCACCTAACATCCCAGTCCAATATCCTGTGGAATCACCATGCTCTTTATTTTGCTCAATATCAGCTGTGCTTGAAACTTGTTGCTTTAAATCTTCAAATGGAAACAAAAGTCTTCCATTAGTTTCATGAACCCCTTGGAGATCTCCATAACCACTTCCAAGCCCATCCAGAGAGAAACTCAAGGTTGGTTTGAAATCTTGAAGAGGAAAACCAGATGGGTAAAGTGTACTTGGATCTTGATGAACTGGCATGGGAAAAGAATTCAAGCCCCTTGAAGAGATTCCAGTTAACAGCTCTAAAGCTGAAAGTTGGGATGTGTTAGTGGATGCCGAAGTAGAGGAAGATATTTGGGTCTTGTTGTTGTTTTCGTTAATGCTCGGAAATTGGATCAATTCAGAGAAACTTCTAATACCTTGAGTGGATGGGAAAGCTAGGTTTAGATCTTGGCCTTCATGGATCTTATGGTTCTCAGTAGAGGTTTGTGACAAAGTTGGTGGTGATATCAGATCAGGAAGTTtctttgaagaagatgaagaagaagctgATGATCTCTTGTTCTTTCTTGAACCTCCACCAACAGGAATGCTCCTTAGAGAACCACCTTCCGTCCAATACCTTCTACAAGTCTTACAAAAGTACCTAGGTTGTGTAAGACTGTAGTTGTTATAGTAACAGAACTTGGTGTTAGTTGAATTGCACCTCGGACAGTTGAGGGCCTGTTCCTTTTGAGGCCTTACCTTCCTCTCCAAAGCAGGAGGCTTCGAGCATGTATTTACAACTATCTCTTCTATTGGTTTCACCACTATCTCCTAAAAAGCAAAgtaacaagaaaagaaacaccATTACTTGAAGATCAAAGAACTGAGGACAGacagacaaacaaacaaaacaatttagcaACTTTACACTTTTCAGCATTATACCAGGACATGATAAGGGCAAAAAAATATTGcactcattcttttttctttaatcacatAAGCAAGAGAAAGCTAGACAGAGTGGTAACATATGGTGAAAGAATTAAAGAAGTGCTAAAAACTAAATCCAAAAGAGTGGGGACTTGCACTTGCTAGCCATGGGAACACACACCATCACTCTTTTGCAAAAGGAAAAGCCAACAAGCAAGCAAAACCATACGACTCATGTCCAAAAGTctcaaagagagaaagaaaacagcCAAAGTGAAATGATCATATATAGATCTATCCAGATACCTGTGGCCACTGAGCAGTATCCATGGATGAAATTTGAAGACGAGGATGTTGAGAGATAGCCAGCTAGCTAGAGcttcaaagaaagaaggaaaaaacaaagacgCCCTTTTCTTGAAACTGGTTTTAAGAGAAGGAAGATGAAAGTTTGGAATGGTTTTTGTGTGAAAATCCTTTGTAGCTTCTTGCTTTATTGGTTGTGTGCGTACGTATAATTAAGAAAGACTGGGAGTGTTTGTGAAATGTGATGGGGCCTGTCCACTAAAAGACATCGTAATATATCTACATtaccattttatttcttttcttattctaaGAGGGGAATATTTGTCTTTGCAAATATGAACAATTTACTTAACATATGTGGATACAATATTATGAAACACATGGGCGGGTAATCCACGCAGACTCTTTTATAATTAGCTTGAGATTGTGGATggagttgctttttaaataatttttcgtgttaaaatatatattaattatatttttttatttttaaaaaattaattttgatattagcacatcaaaacatacaaaacatattaaattttaacaaaaaaatttaaatttaaattttttgagaacaTGGTTTGTACTGCGTTCCCAAacatattcttaatttgttgcTTAATACAACTAGAGAAACTCGGGTTTTGGCGTCGGCAGAGTTCAATCAACTTTGTATGGATTTTATGCCATTGCATGTTTTTCTTCCTTCGACTTAATTGGGTATCGAAGAACATCCATTTTTATATGGATTTTATACCATTGtagttcttttaaaaaataatataaattatggtAAGAAAAAGAgcatacaattaattaaaatatcccTCTCGGCCTGTTATATTATAATGGTGAAAATCTGAGTTAAGAACTCCAAGAAGTTAATTACTGAATAGAGAATTGATGATAGATTAAACTTGTAGGTGTAATAGTTAAGAATTTTTATTAGTGTTTTAATTTGGGGAAATATTTTCAGGTAAAATTAGCTTTTGTTAGAAATGAAAATAAGGGCAAGCTTCATACTTGTAAATGTTCGATCATGGCAAGGTGTTAACGTACGGTCACAAAAATTGACGCTATCATACTCTAATAAATACATTATCAGCGCGCAGATGATTATTGTGCATGGTGCAATATCTAATTAAACGACTCAAGATCCACAATTATTTgagtttgaattctttttttattagtatatattCAGTAGTAGTCTAGGAGGCCATGACTATTGGAGCACCGAGTGATTCGGTGACGACTCACAACTTAGACGCGAAATTGCTCGTTAGCGAAGACTGTGCTGTGCGGCCACGATCTGCGccaaggaaatgaaatgaatgcTCAATATCAATGAACAGCCAGCCATATGGCATAAACATCGTCACAAAACCGTAATTAAGGTGTGTTTGGTATATtagtaaatattgttttttaaatgtttttttttcttgaaaatttattaaaataatatatattttttattttttaaatttttttttaaattaccac is a window encoding:
- the LOC7477832 gene encoding dof zinc finger protein DOF4.6 isoform X2; the encoded protein is MDTAQWPQEIVVKPIEEIVVNTCSKPPALERKVRPQKEQALNCPRCNSTNTKFCYYNNYSLTQPRYFCKTCRRYWTEGGSLRSIPVGGGSRKNKRSSASSSSSSKKLPDLISPPTLSQTSTENHKIHEGQDLNLAFPSTQALELLTGISSRGLNSFPMPVHQDPSTLYPSGFPLQDFKPTLSFSLDGLGSGYGDLQGVHETNGRLLFPFEDLKQQVSSTADIEQNKEHGDSTGYWTGMLGGGSW
- the LOC7477832 gene encoding dof zinc finger protein DOF4.6 isoform X1 is translated as MDTAQWPQEIVVKPIEEIVVNTCSKPPALERKVRPQKEQALNCPRCNSTNTKFCYYNNYSLTQPRYFCKTCRRYWTEGGSLRSIPVGGGSRKNKRSSASSSSSSKKLPDLISPPTLSQTSTENHKIHEGQDLNLAFPSTQGIRSFSELIQFPSINENNNKTQISSSTSASTNTSQLSALELLTGISSRGLNSFPMPVHQDPSTLYPSGFPLQDFKPTLSFSLDGLGSGYGDLQGVHETNGRLLFPFEDLKQQVSSTADIEQNKEHGDSTGYWTGMLGGGSW